GATATCATCAGTTATTAGTTGAAATGGACCATAAGACACATTTATGATATCATCAGTTATTAGTTCAAATGGACCACTCAACAAACAAATAGGAAAAGTCAAACCGACAGGAAGAAGAGCTTCTCCTCACGTGTGCGAAGCCCGTTTCATGTGTACAAATAGTTTTACAGTGTATGTTTTGTACATTTGCTCCATATTTCTGCTGATCACATTCCCCCAGCTGTGGATCGGGGATTCTGTTCTTTGGGTCTTAACTGTTCTCGTCTGATTCTCGTCTTCTCCTCGAACTTCAGGTTGAAAAACCAGATTCCACAAATCACACAGACGCTGGAAATCCTGCGGCacatgcagaagaaaaaggtgCGTGTGGTTTCATAGTGAAGCTGCTGTGAAATGAGGTCTTATaaattcaattattaaaattcGAATAATTAGTAATCTCTGTTGGACCTAAACGTTCCCTTGAGTTTCACTTTCCTCGGATGAGGAAAATCACGAGCTGCAAACGAATACcaatttaataattaaagaCAAATGATTGACTCGTCTGGGGTTTTGTGGTATTAATCATATTCATCGTTTTAGAAGAAACTTGACTGGATGgactctgtgttttcctctaGGGAACCACAGAGCGCATGGAGACACACTTCCTGTTGGCCGACAACGTGTACTGCAAGGCCTCGGTGCCGCCCACCGACAAAGTCTGCCTCTGGCTCGGGGTGAGTCACGCTCATCGGAACCTCCGCTTCTCCTCCGAGTCGCCCTCGCGCGCGTGAACtcacctctttgtttttcccgCCAAAGGCCAACGTGATGCTGGAGTACGACATCGACGAAGCGCAGGCTCTGCTGGAGAAGAACCTGTCGACGGCGTCCCGCAACCTGGAGACGCTCGTGGACGACCTGGACTTCCTGCGAGACCAGTTCACCACCATCGAAGTCAGTATCCTTTTTACGGCGTCGCCAGATGGCGCCGTCTGCTGGCTGAGTTCTTGATTTTGTACTTCTTGTCAACAAATATCACATGAAGTATGATATATCATATTAACACATAATGTGTGAGTACATTTAGACATTTTAATCTCTCTCAGAACTACGACCCAGAACTCCGGCGACATCCACACTAATGCGTGTTTAGTTTtcttaaagaaaaatgatgtataaaacacaaacaaaacaaaggcaacGAGGCAAAAGTTTTGTACAATTatggtgtgcgtgcgtgcgtgcgtgtcgctggaaacaggaagtaggatGTCAACCTGCAgtttggttgcttagttacagaggACGGTGTCAATAAagagaaactgtaaaaatgacGACGAGGGAACGTTTTATATTTACTGCTCCTAATCGAGTCGTGACCAATGAGaaccaaccaggaagtgaagGGCGGGCGGCATTTACGCTCCCGTCCGCCCGTACCACGATGTGAcctgtgaggtttttttctctctgctcgtcgACTGGACGCCGCCGTCGTCGTTTGTTCCTCAACTCGCCGCTTCTCCTCAGACATGGCACGAGTCTACAACTGGGacgtgaagaggaggagcagagaaaaccTGCTGAAGTCGGCAGACAAGTCCTAAGAACCTTCTTCTCTCTCGTCCATTAAAGAAATTAGAAACTCCCGTCACGTATGTTCTCACAGTCACTGAACTCGTCTGATTCAACGCAGATCTTGTTTGTAAAGAGGTGACGTTCGTGTCGCTGAAGATGAGTcgtgtgttttggttttgaacGCGTCttttctgtccttcctcctcatctgctACTTCTCAAACTTATTGTTCCAagtaaaaaccaaacagaagaCACAAAGATGAGGAGGCTTCATTGCTCTCTCACTGCCTGTTCTGTAGTTTCTGTCGCTCGTGGTTTCCTGAACGACCACGTTCATCAAACGGTTTCTGCCTGGTGTCACCTGACTCCTTCaggactcctcctcttcctcctcttcctcctcttcctcactgctgTTCCGTCTGTATGTATTCGTCTGTtctcattaaacattaaacgaCCGTTTGGACAAACAGACCAGTCGTTGACCTGCTGctcttttactttattttacaaataaatgaatacacaagaaaagaaagcagTAATGAAATGAATATCCTATAAATCCTAATGTTAATTTGATGGAATAAAACTTCTTTCATTACGTCTTCGGCAGCGaagatttttatcattttcatttcatctatAACAATAACTTTCTTCCAGCCCCGAGGTGATGTCTCCTCATAACTCTCATAACTCCaatatcaatgtgtgtgtgttgtcacgtcACTATTCACCAGTTGAACCCTGAGACGAGTTGGAGCAGTTCCACATTCTTCAGAAATCTGATGAGGGAGATTTCTTctcaggaaaataaataactaaccATTTTCTTAAGAACCGTGATGACTGACAGGAGGCGTCGACCTGCCCTGAAGTAGAATACGTCTTTCACAACGTTGCTCCAGTGAGTtacctaatatttaatatccACATTTAGTCGTTCTATTTTGTGGTTCTTTTATTATGTTAGTGTCATTTTTTATAAGTTTGGATGTTTCACAcctctcatatatatatatacatatatatatacacatatacatatatatacatatacatatacatatatatacacacacacacctgacccctACTGGAATCCAAACAATAAtacctgtcctgtgtgtgtagTATTATCAGCTGATTGTACAGTCAAGTGTCCAATGACAAAcagtgtttatttaatattcGTCAGGGTGAAGAAGTGATGTGGAATTTAAACCATCAAAAACGCTTAACGTCTTTAAAACAACTTCACTGTTCAAATGCACTGagtggtttttaaaatgttaaagaagAAATATTAAGACACGCTAAAAGAACAGGAACATGCGAGCGCCATAAGATGTTGCTCAACGCCTTGTGAAACCAGGAAAACAACTGATTTTCTCAGGAACAACTTCAGATTTCCTCAACACCACAGATTCTCTGTGATTGGTTCGTCGTGCACCGGCCGACACATAAAAGCAGCTGCAGGGACGTTGAGATTCACAACTCAGGAGACGAAGAGGATCAGAAAACAATCTGCCTGACATCAACGTGTGTGATCGTCcaacagagatggaaagaaaactggagaaactggaggagaagctgaaggagctggaAGACAAGATGAAACAATCAGGTGAGACTGAGACTTTTAGGATTCTTTTAGGAAGAAACATTAAAGTGGTTTAgtgtcaaactgcagcagaagagACATTCACACGTCATCTCCAACATTGTTCTAATGATACCTGTGGATGAATGTGGATTCATTGAGCAGGAAAACGATGATGTCATTCGCAAGTTACATTGAATGaaagtgtttgaaatgtgttttgtacagGAAAAGGCAAAGTGGCGTTCAGTGTCGCAGCAGAACAGGGCGGGGCCGTCGGACCCTTGAGCGCAAACACGACTCTGAGGTTCAACACCGAGATGTCAAACGTC
This region of Scophthalmus maximus strain ysfricsl-2021 chromosome 12, ASM2237912v1, whole genome shotgun sequence genomic DNA includes:
- the vbp1 gene encoding prefoldin subunit 3; amino-acid sequence: MAATIDTSNDAALATKRKHLGIPEAAFVEDVDSFMKQPGNETADAVLRRLDEQYQKYKYMELNLSQKKMRLKNQIPQITQTLEILRHMQKKKGTTERMETHFLLADNVYCKASVPPTDKVCLWLGANVMLEYDIDEAQALLEKNLSTASRNLETLVDDLDFLRDQFTTIEVNMARVYNWDVKRRSRENLLKSADKS